The DNA window ATCTAAATGATAGAATTCTTCATCCTTCAACAACACTGTTTTATCTTTTTCTTCTAACTCTGGATTATAAAAATAGTGTTTATCCATACTTTAATTATAGATTTTGGAGGTGAAGGGGTTTGAACCCTCGACCTTCTCATTGCGAACGAGATGCTCTCCCAACTGAGCTACACCCCCGTCTTAATCGTTGTCAGGCAAAGGAATGTAATATCCAGCTAACCTTAATATGTATTCTCTCTGCTCTTGAGTATCGCGCGATCATCCTTAAAATTTAGCAATTTTTTAGTTTTACTATTTTTTGAATCTTTAATCTTTGACAACACATGTTTCTTTGAAGTTAGAGCAATAACTTTATCTTGTTCAATAACACTGACTTAATCTAATCTTATCTTTACATTCTGTTGTAACTTATTTTTTTATTTAAACTAACTCTGCCCTTAACCCGACTAGGGATACTTGTCAATAGTTTTATAAAATATATAGCTTCTATTGTCTAGCACCTAATCTATATATTTTAAACTCTTTATTTGTATATCAAACTTTAGGCAAGGTTATCTCTTTTTGAGCCTGATACTTCCCTTTCTTGTCTTGATACGAAACCATGCACTCCTGGTCTGACTCAAGAAAAAGCAGCTGAGCTATACCTTCTTGAGCATATATCTTAACATCATTCTGAGAAGCATTGATTATAGAGAGCGTAGCATAACCTTCCCACTCCGGCTCAAAAGGAGTAACATTTATCACTACACCGCAGCGAGCATAGGATGATTTTCCAAAGCATACCGTCAAAACATTACGCGGAATCCGAAAATACTCTAGAGACCTCCCCAAAATAAAGCTCTTTGCCGGAATTGTTAAAACATCAGTCTTTATATCTTGAAAAGAATCCTTGGGGAAATTTTTAGGGTCTATCGGGTCTTTAAAAGATGTCTTTAAAACTTTAAACTCATCGCTCAATCTAAAATCATAACCATAGCTTGAAGTTCCAAAGCTTATGCCTGCTCTTATTTGAGACTCCGAGAAAGGTTCAATCATGCGGCTATTCTTCGCCTGATCAATTATCCATCTATCCGCTTTAAGCATAAAATACCTCTTTTAAAAATACTATTTCTGACTCTATGTCCTTTTAACACTTGGAGTATCCACAGCCCATACACTTAAGGCATCCCTCTTCATGAACAAGAGCATTTCCGCAATCAGGGCAGACACCTACAACATTCTTACCCCTAACTACTGCAGGAATTTTAATCTCTTCTATTCCTTCAATCTTATTCTGAACCTCTTTCTCTCTTATTCTGTCTTCAACCACTCTGGCTATAGCATCAGCACAAGAGAATATTCTTGTGCCGCCTTTCTCCCAGGACGGAGATGGGCATCTAATACCTTTAAGCTGTTTTATTATAGCTTCGGGATCGACTCCGGCTCTTATTGATGTTGATATCAATCGCCCTATAGCTTCAAGTTGAGATGCAGCGCAGCCTCCGGATTTACCCATCTGCATAAAGACCTCAAAAATATTTCCTTCCTCATCTTCATTGATAGTTACATAGAGAGTACCGCACCCTGTTAATGCATTCGTAGTTGTTCCCCTTAAAACATTGGGGCGAGGGCGAGGCTTAAAAACAATCTGCATATTATCTGGAATCTCTTGTTGTATCCCAGATCCAGATGTCGTATCTCCTATATTGAGAACCTGCTCTTCACGGCTCTTATCTCTATAGATAGTTACTCCTTTACAGTTTAGCTTATACGAGAGTAGGTATGAATCTCTTACATCATCCATAGTAGCAGTGCTGGGAAAGTTTATAGTCTTTGAGGTTGCATTATGCACAAACTTTTGAAAAGCTGCCTGCATCCTAATATGCCACTCCGGCTCTACATCGTGTGCTGCAACAAAGACGCTCTTAATCTCTTTCGGTACATCATCGGAATGAGTACAGCTTCCCTCAGCTGCAATATCCGCTATCAACTTCTCTGAATAAAGATCTCTTTTTTGCAAGGCTCTCTCAAACTCAGGATTTACCTTCAGCAGCCTGTCATTATCCATGACATGCCTTGTATAGACCAAAGCAAAAAGCGGCTCAATGCCTGATGAGCAATCTGATATAATACTTATCGTCCCGGTAGGAGCTATTGTAGTGAGAGTTGCGTTTCTTATTTTGATTCCCCTCTTATCCCAAACGCTTCCTTCATAAGCAGGAAATACTCCTCTGCTCTCGGCAAGTTCTTGAGATTTCACCATAGACTCGTTTAAAATAAAGCTCATTACCTCTTCGGCCAAATTGACAGCATCGCTAGAGTTATAGCCTAAGCCAAGCTTAATCAGCATATCGGCCCAGCCCATAACACCAAGTCCTATCTTGCGTGTATATTTTGTCTGTTTTTCGATCTCAGGAAGAGGAAACTGATTCTTATCTATAACATTATCTAAGAAATGGACTCCGCGATGGGTGATTACTCTCAGCCGCTCCCAATCTACCGCCATCTCTCCATTCTCTTCTTTAACCATTTTGGAAAGATTGATACTCCCTAAATTACAAGACTCGTAAGGCAAAAGTGGCTGTTCACCGCAAGGGTTAGTTGACTCAATTCTACCTATATTTGGAGTAGGGTTATCCTTATTTATCTTATCTATAAATACTAGGCCGGGCTCACCATTCTTCCAAGCCTGCTTGACAATTAAATTAAAGACTTCTTCTGCCTCTAGTTTCTGGGTAACTTTTCCATCACGAGGATCTCTTAATTCGTATTCACCCTTCTCTTCTAATGCCTTCATAAACTCATCAGTGATTGCAATAGAGATATTAAAATTGGTAATCTCTTTGTTGTCATCCTTTGCTGTTATAAACTCCATAATCTCAGGATGGTCAACGCGCAATATTCCCATATTTGCCCCGCGCCTCTTTCCACCCTGCTTTATCTCCTGAGTTGCTGCGTTATAAACCTTCATAAAAGATATTGGACCGGATGAGACTCCATCAGTAGAGCGTACTCGGCTATTTCTGGGACGCAGATGTGAGAAATCAAAACCAGTTCCGCCACCGCTTTTGTGGATTAAAGCTGCGGCTTTAAGTGATTCAAAAATTGAAGCTATGGAATCATCTATGGGTAGCACAAAGCAAGCGCTGAGCTGCCCTAGAGGCCTACCGGCATTCATTAAAGTTGGCGAGTTAGGCATAAACTCGAGTTTCGACATCATGTCATAAAAAGAGGCTTCTATAGCTTCTACTTCACTATCGGAATTACCGTAATTTTTATCAGCAGATGCGATATATCCAGCTACTCTTTCAAACATCTCCTTGGGGGTTTCAACAACTTGACCGTTTGAATCTTTAACTAGGTATCTTCTTTCAAGAACTTTTAAAGCGCTCTGGGTAAGACTGACTGACATGGAAGCCTCCTTTCTCATAAGAATCAAAGATAATACAACCTATAGTGTTGTGTCAAGAATAAAGTACTATATTTGGTATTTATACACATATTTCAACATAATCCAAGCTACGAAAATAAAATACTCTCTCCCCTCCAAAAAATAAAGACTAAACCTTCTTCCGCTGCGCAAGAAACTTTCTCAGCTTATTGTAACTGAGACAGTTTATCACATCTCTCTTATTAAGCCAAGCACGTCTTCCAACAGATACTCCGTACTTCATCATATCAAAATGTTCCTTAGAATGAGCATCTGTATTTATTGTAATTAATACTCCGCACTCCTTTGCTCTAGCAGCATTTATATCTGTTAAATCTAATCGCAAAATATGTGAATTAATCTCTAGGGCAACTTTATATTTTGCTGCAGCTTTAAAAATAGCATCCCAATCAACTTCATAAGGATCTCTCTCACCAAGCAATCTTCCGGAAGGATGGGCTACGATATCGACTAAGCCTGATTCTATGGCAGAGAGAATACGCTCTGTCATCTTCTCTTTTGATTGCTTAAACCCAGAGTGTACCGCAGCTATTACAATGTCAAGCTTCCCTAAAATATCTCTACCCCAATCTAGACTTCCATCTGCTTTTATATCCATCTCTGTTCCGGTTAATATTTTAAAATCTTTATACCGGCTTTCTATCTTTTTTATTCTCTGAATCTGATCCAGTAATCTCTCTTCATTTAGTCCATGAGCAACGCCCAGAGATTTAGAGTGATCAGTTATTGCT is part of the Candidatus Kaelpia aquatica genome and encodes:
- the dcd gene encoding dCTP deaminase; translated protein: MLKADRWIIDQAKNSRMIEPFSESQIRAGISFGTSSYGYDFRLSDEFKVLKTSFKDPIDPKNFPKDSFQDIKTDVLTIPAKSFILGRSLEYFRIPRNVLTVCFGKSSYARCGVVINVTPFEPEWEGYATLSIINASQNDVKIYAQEGIAQLLFLESDQECMVSYQDKKGKYQAQKEITLPKV
- a CDS encoding vitamin B12-dependent ribonucleotide reductase yields the protein MRKEASMSVSLTQSALKVLERRYLVKDSNGQVVETPKEMFERVAGYIASADKNYGNSDSEVEAIEASFYDMMSKLEFMPNSPTLMNAGRPLGQLSACFVLPIDDSIASIFESLKAAALIHKSGGGTGFDFSHLRPRNSRVRSTDGVSSGPISFMKVYNAATQEIKQGGKRRGANMGILRVDHPEIMEFITAKDDNKEITNFNISIAITDEFMKALEEKGEYELRDPRDGKVTQKLEAEEVFNLIVKQAWKNGEPGLVFIDKINKDNPTPNIGRIESTNPCGEQPLLPYESCNLGSINLSKMVKEENGEMAVDWERLRVITHRGVHFLDNVIDKNQFPLPEIEKQTKYTRKIGLGVMGWADMLIKLGLGYNSSDAVNLAEEVMSFILNESMVKSQELAESRGVFPAYEGSVWDKRGIKIRNATLTTIAPTGTISIISDCSSGIEPLFALVYTRHVMDNDRLLKVNPEFERALQKRDLYSEKLIADIAAEGSCTHSDDVPKEIKSVFVAAHDVEPEWHIRMQAAFQKFVHNATSKTINFPSTATMDDVRDSYLLSYKLNCKGVTIYRDKSREEQVLNIGDTTSGSGIQQEIPDNMQIVFKPRPRPNVLRGTTTNALTGCGTLYVTINEDEEGNIFEVFMQMGKSGGCAASQLEAIGRLISTSIRAGVDPEAIIKQLKGIRCPSPSWEKGGTRIFSCADAIARVVEDRIREKEVQNKIEGIEEIKIPAVVRGKNVVGVCPDCGNALVHEEGCLKCMGCGYSKC